The Rhinoderma darwinii isolate aRhiDar2 chromosome 11, aRhiDar2.hap1, whole genome shotgun sequence genome window below encodes:
- the CALHM3 gene encoding calcium homeostasis modulator protein 3, whose amino-acid sequence MDRFKMIFQYFQSNSESVMNGICGLLALASVKIYNSLDFNCPCLPRYNMIYGMGIMFVPPIALFLCGLIVNRQSVIMIEEWRRPTGRRKKDLAIVKYMCTSVFTRAMVAPVVWILTTLLDGKCFVCAFSGSVDPDKFPGFANNTSPEMQFLLYKVPCKDDVMIRNNTSRKAVSRYLKCWSQALGWSILLCLIILAFLARTLKPCFDQTSFLQTRYWSNYVDIEQKIFDETCCEHARDFAHKCILHFFQSMHKEMKVAQMIKKAEEEEDHLHGITEHEQVNKLLKSWYQSKPPLSINLPTHRQHVKGKSNGCFLDNNGKQTDV is encoded by the exons ATGGATCGGTTTAAGATGATATTTCAGTACTTCCAGTCAAACTCAGAATCGGTTATGAACGGGATTTGCGGACTTCTAGCTCTGGCCAGTGTTAAAATCTACAATTCACTAGATTTTAATTGCCCGTGCCTTCCCAGATACAACATGATATATGGCATGGGGATTATGTTTGTGCCTCCAATTGCCCTTTTTCTTTGTGGTCTTATAGTGAACAGACAATCGGTTATCATGATAGAAGAGTGGAGGAGACCCACAGGCAGAAGAAAGAAAGACCTGGCGATTGTGAA ATATATGTGTACTTCAGTCTTCACACGTGCCATGGTTGCTCCAGTGGTCTGGATTCTGACTACACTCTTGGATGGAAAATGTTTTGTCTGTGCATTTAGCGGCTCTGTGGATCCAGACAAATTCCCAGGCTTTGCAAATAACACTTCCCCAGAAATGCAATTCCTGCTCTATAAGGTGCCCTGTAAGGATGACGTCATGATCAGGAATAACACTTCAAGAAAAGCGGTTTCAAGATATTTAAAATGCTGGTCACAG GCTTTAGGATGGAGTATCCTGTTGTGCCTTATTATCTTGGCATTCCTTGCTCGAACTCTCAAGCCCTGCTTTGATCAAACATCTTTTCTACAAACTCGCTACTGGAGTAACTACGTTGACATTGAGCAGAAGATCTTTGATGAGACTTGCTGTGAACATGCAAGGGACTTTGCCCACAAATGCATTCTCCATTTCTTCCAAAGTATGCACAAGGAGATGAAGGTTGCACAAATGATAAAGAAGGCAGAAGAGGAGGAAGACCACTTGCATGGAATCACTGAGCATGAGCAAGTAAACAAACTCCTGAAGTCTTGGTATCAAAGCAAACCCCCACTTTCTATAAATCTCCCAACTCATCGACAACATGTGAAAGGAAAAAGCAATGGCTGCTTCTTGGACAATAATGGCAAACAAACAGATGTATAA